One genomic window of Polyangium aurulentum includes the following:
- a CDS encoding DUF4202 family protein, with protein sequence MITKVLVTDEQGVEAGGDGPLVSISIAEWRRPEADLWAFDARVDAAGGAGPFALRIETDGAADCASAAEEILTRYQRFLRRTNEASSAALFARTLDAHRALYDLEKPLVKADYDHAIDAWQWVLRLDPRAGAAVQLAALFHDIERLVTEADVRVEHKAADYQAFKDAHAREGARMTRAALTALGWDEGTCARVGAIVEKHERPSGDPDLALLNDADALSFFSLNSLGFLNYYGLEHTARKVAFTLRRMRPSARERLRPVRYHPEVDRLLREAFAAGASSAETTHFGPTQPHEEGRA encoded by the coding sequence GTGATCACGAAGGTCCTGGTCACGGACGAGCAGGGGGTCGAGGCGGGCGGAGATGGGCCGCTCGTCTCGATATCGATCGCAGAATGGCGCCGGCCCGAGGCGGATCTCTGGGCATTCGACGCGCGCGTCGACGCGGCCGGAGGGGCGGGCCCGTTCGCGCTCCGCATCGAGACCGACGGCGCGGCGGATTGCGCGAGCGCGGCCGAGGAGATCCTGACGCGCTACCAGCGCTTTCTGCGCCGCACGAACGAGGCTTCGAGCGCCGCGCTCTTCGCCCGCACGCTCGACGCGCACCGCGCCCTTTACGACCTCGAAAAGCCGCTGGTCAAGGCCGACTACGACCACGCCATCGACGCGTGGCAATGGGTGTTGCGCCTCGACCCTCGCGCCGGCGCGGCCGTGCAGCTCGCCGCGCTCTTTCACGACATCGAGCGCCTCGTCACCGAGGCCGACGTGCGCGTCGAGCACAAGGCGGCCGACTACCAGGCTTTCAAGGACGCCCACGCCCGGGAGGGCGCGAGGATGACGCGGGCCGCGCTCACGGCGCTCGGCTGGGACGAGGGCACCTGCGCCCGGGTGGGCGCGATCGTCGAGAAGCACGAGCGGCCGAGCGGCGATCCCGATCTCGCGCTGCTCAATGACGCCGACGCGCTCTCGTTCTTTTCGCTCAACAGCCTCGGATTCCTGAATTACTACGGCCTCGAGCACACGGCGCGAAAGGTGGCGTTCACGCTCCGCAGGATGAGACCATCCGCGCGGGAGCGGCTCCGCCCCGTCCGCTATCATCCCGAGGTCGACAGGCTGCTCCGCGAGGCGTTCGCGGCAGGGGCCTCTTCGGCAGAGACGACGCATTTCGGGCCGACACAGCCGCACGAGGAGGGGCGCGCATGA
- a CDS encoding TIGR04290 family methyltransferase produces the protein MNELSSTGQDLTPEQIHRRIGELGDWFHNIDLRGVKTAPNHFLGDYPQQKFRHFAHAIPADLRGKSVLDVGCNAGFYSFEMKRRGASRVVGIDSEDMYLEQARFAAQVLGHDVEFHKMSVYEVGSLREKFDVVIFMGVLYHLRHPLLALDLLHEHVVGDMMIFQSMLRGDPAMEEIAEDYPFSDTSPFERPAFPRMYFIEKRYSSDPTNWWIPNAACAAGMLRSAGFDIVDQPEAEVFVCRRRELSSLERTLCALPRGNGQ, from the coding sequence ATGAACGAGCTTTCTTCGACGGGACAGGACCTCACGCCGGAGCAGATCCACCGCAGGATCGGCGAGCTCGGCGACTGGTTCCACAACATCGACCTGCGGGGCGTGAAGACCGCGCCGAACCATTTTCTCGGCGATTACCCCCAGCAGAAGTTCCGCCACTTCGCCCACGCGATCCCCGCCGATCTGCGCGGCAAGTCGGTGCTCGACGTCGGGTGCAACGCGGGCTTCTATTCGTTCGAGATGAAGCGGCGCGGCGCGTCCCGGGTCGTCGGGATCGATTCGGAGGACATGTACCTCGAGCAGGCGCGCTTCGCGGCCCAGGTGCTCGGGCACGACGTCGAGTTCCACAAGATGTCGGTGTACGAGGTCGGCTCGCTGCGCGAGAAGTTCGACGTCGTCATCTTCATGGGCGTCCTTTATCACCTGCGCCACCCGCTCCTCGCGCTCGACCTTTTGCACGAACACGTGGTGGGCGACATGATGATCTTCCAGAGCATGCTCCGGGGTGATCCGGCGATGGAGGAGATCGCCGAGGATTACCCATTCTCGGACACCTCGCCCTTCGAGCGCCCGGCGTTCCCGAGGATGTACTTCATCGAGAAGCGCTATTCGAGCGACCCGACGAACTGGTGGATCCCGAACGCCGCGTGTGCGGCGGGGATGCTCAGGAGCGCGGGCTTCGACATCGTCGACCAGCCGGAGGCGGAGGTCTTCGTCTGCCGTCGGCGCGAGCTTTCGTCTTTGGAGCGCACGCTGTGCGCGCTGCCTCGGGGGAATGGACAATGA
- a CDS encoding UDP-glucuronic acid decarboxylase family protein has protein sequence MENGRIIVTGGAGFVGSHLCERLLREGHSVMALDDFTTGSPKNVAHLTRDARFKLEVHDVTQPFSFAASRIYNLACPASPPHYQRDPVRTTLISVLGTLNCLLLAQKHNARFFQASTSEVYGDPEVHPQPESYRGAVNPIGIRACYDEGKRCAESLTMDFNRTHGVEVRLARIFNTYGPRMAFDDGRVVSNFIIQALRGEDITIYGDGSQTRSFCYVDDLVDGILRLMEHPEERGPVNLGNPSEFTVLELAEEILSLTGSRSRIVYMPLPEDDPKQRKPVIDRAKAVLGFRPRVSLRDGLTRTIADFRARLEGVPRMSSAGLVASR, from the coding sequence ATGGAGAACGGGCGAATCATCGTGACAGGAGGGGCGGGCTTCGTTGGCTCGCACCTTTGCGAGCGGCTGCTCCGCGAGGGGCACTCGGTCATGGCGCTCGATGATTTCACGACGGGCTCGCCGAAGAACGTCGCCCACTTGACCCGGGACGCGCGCTTCAAGCTGGAAGTGCACGACGTGACCCAGCCCTTCTCGTTCGCGGCGAGCCGCATCTACAACCTCGCGTGCCCCGCGAGCCCGCCGCATTACCAGCGCGACCCGGTGCGGACCACGCTGATCAGCGTCCTCGGTACGCTCAACTGCCTCCTGCTCGCGCAGAAGCACAATGCCCGCTTCTTCCAGGCGTCCACGAGCGAGGTGTACGGCGATCCCGAGGTACACCCGCAGCCGGAGAGCTACCGAGGCGCGGTCAATCCGATCGGCATTCGCGCCTGCTACGACGAGGGCAAGCGCTGCGCCGAGTCGCTCACCATGGACTTCAACCGCACGCACGGGGTCGAGGTGCGGCTCGCGCGGATCTTCAACACGTACGGCCCGCGCATGGCCTTCGATGACGGGCGCGTCGTTTCGAATTTCATCATCCAGGCGCTTCGCGGCGAAGATATCACGATTTATGGCGACGGCTCGCAGACGCGCAGCTTTTGCTATGTGGACGACCTCGTGGACGGGATCCTCCGGCTGATGGAGCACCCGGAGGAGCGGGGGCCCGTGAACCTCGGCAATCCGAGCGAGTTCACGGTGCTCGAGCTGGCCGAGGAGATCCTCTCGCTCACCGGCAGCCGCAGCCGCATCGTGTACATGCCGCTGCCCGAGGACGATCCGAAGCAGCGCAAGCCGGTCATCGACCGCGCGAAGGCGGTCCTCGGCTTTCGGCCTCGGGTCTCGCTGCGCGACGGGCTCACGCGGACCATCGCCGATTTCCGTGCTCGCCTGGAGGGCGTGCCCCGAATGAGCTCCGCCGGGCTCGTGGCGAGCCGGTGA
- a CDS encoding glycosyl hydrolase — protein sequence MIEAVMLWNEPNNKSHWDFEIDPEWRSFASMVRLAGAAVKAENSSLKRVLGGISPIDPGFISNMRAQEVLEHVDVVAIHGFPLDWNHWQIHEWPDKIAEIQAVTTKPIWVSEVGVSTFGAEEVQEFGLRRTAELLTGRVDRIHWYSLYDLPRAWPATTRHREAEGSSYYRHFYMGLIKEDGSPKRALRHFREFTPALGICQWFHFEDHRLDDAVKWLRELGVKHLRTGLSWADSFRPNADAWFDRQMKALEGFDVTLTYCFTPEHRGVRPHHTSPPQVIEEYAEFCARMTRRYAG from the coding sequence ATGATCGAAGCCGTGATGCTCTGGAACGAGCCGAACAACAAATCGCATTGGGATTTCGAGATCGACCCGGAGTGGCGCTCGTTCGCCTCGATGGTGCGCCTCGCGGGCGCCGCCGTGAAGGCCGAGAACTCGAGCTTGAAGCGGGTGCTCGGGGGCATCTCGCCGATCGATCCGGGCTTCATCTCGAACATGCGCGCCCAGGAGGTCCTCGAGCACGTCGACGTGGTCGCCATTCACGGCTTCCCGCTCGACTGGAACCACTGGCAGATCCACGAATGGCCCGACAAGATTGCCGAGATCCAGGCGGTCACCACCAAGCCGATCTGGGTGAGCGAGGTCGGCGTCTCGACCTTCGGCGCCGAGGAGGTGCAGGAGTTCGGCCTGCGCCGGACCGCGGAGCTGCTCACGGGGCGCGTGGATCGCATTCACTGGTACAGCCTCTACGACCTGCCGCGCGCGTGGCCGGCGACGACGCGTCACCGCGAGGCGGAGGGCTCGTCGTATTACCGGCACTTCTACATGGGCCTCATCAAAGAGGACGGCTCCCCGAAGCGCGCGCTCAGGCATTTCCGGGAATTCACGCCCGCCCTCGGCATCTGTCAGTGGTTCCATTTCGAGGATCACCGGCTGGATGACGCGGTGAAATGGCTGCGCGAGCTGGGGGTGAAGCACCTGCGCACGGGCCTGTCCTGGGCCGATAGCTTCCGGCCGAACGCGGATGCGTGGTTCGACCGGCAGATGAAGGCGCTCGAAGGCTTCGATGTGACGCTCACGTACTGCTTCACCCCCGAGCACCGCGGCGTGAGGCCGCACCACACGAGCCCGCCCCAGGTGATCGAGGAGTATGCGGAGTTCTGCGCGCGGATGACGCGCAGATACGCCGGCTGA
- a CDS encoding CgeB family protein: MSLSFVILGLSITSSWGNGHATTYRGLARELSRLGHRVLFLERDVPWYRDNRDLPSPPYCRTELYATLEELFDRFAVDVRDADLTIVGSYVPDGCRVGDWAVRTARGPVAFYDIDTPVTLRSLEAGTCEYLSPAVLRRYDLYLSFTGGPILGRIEKHYGVPRARPLYCSADPSLYSPEAIDAQWTMGYLGTYSDDRQPVLDKLLVEPARRRAGERFVVAGPQYPVNLKWPENVTRVEHVPPSEHRRFYCSQRYTLNVTRQDMVSAGYSPSVRLFEAAACGTPIISDAWEGLDTFFTPDSEILIARTSQDVLRIFDELPEERRLDIGRRARARVLKEHTAAHRAATLEGYARELIGSRALSDREVAGSALAYEGE, encoded by the coding sequence ATGAGCCTCTCCTTCGTCATCCTCGGCCTTTCTATCACCTCGTCGTGGGGCAATGGCCACGCGACCACGTACCGGGGGCTCGCGCGCGAGCTGTCGCGGCTCGGGCACCGCGTCCTTTTCCTCGAGCGCGACGTGCCCTGGTATCGCGACAACCGCGACCTGCCGAGCCCGCCGTATTGCAGGACCGAGCTCTACGCGACCCTCGAAGAGCTGTTCGATCGCTTCGCCGTCGACGTGCGCGACGCCGACCTCACCATCGTCGGCTCCTACGTGCCCGACGGCTGCCGGGTCGGCGATTGGGCGGTGCGAACGGCCCGCGGCCCCGTGGCGTTTTACGACATCGACACGCCCGTCACGCTCCGCAGCCTCGAAGCTGGCACCTGCGAGTATCTCTCGCCCGCCGTCCTGAGGCGGTACGATCTCTATCTCTCGTTCACGGGCGGACCGATCCTCGGCCGCATCGAGAAGCATTACGGCGTCCCGCGCGCCCGTCCGCTCTACTGCTCGGCCGATCCGTCGCTCTATTCGCCCGAGGCGATCGACGCGCAGTGGACGATGGGCTATCTCGGGACGTACAGCGACGATCGGCAGCCGGTCCTCGATAAGCTGCTCGTCGAGCCGGCGCGGCGCCGGGCGGGGGAGCGGTTCGTCGTGGCGGGGCCGCAGTACCCTGTGAACCTGAAGTGGCCAGAAAACGTCACGCGCGTCGAGCACGTACCGCCCTCGGAGCATCGAAGGTTTTACTGCTCGCAGCGCTACACGCTCAACGTCACGCGCCAGGACATGGTGAGCGCCGGATATTCGCCGAGCGTCCGTCTCTTCGAGGCGGCCGCGTGCGGCACGCCCATCATCAGCGACGCGTGGGAGGGGCTCGACACCTTCTTCACGCCCGATTCGGAGATCCTCATCGCTCGCACGTCCCAGGACGTGCTGCGGATCTTCGACGAGCTGCCCGAGGAGCGGCGGCTCGACATCGGACGCAGGGCGCGGGCGCGGGTGCTGAAGGAGCATACGGCGGCGCATCGGGCCGCCACGCTGGAAGGTTATGCGCGGGAGCTCATTGGCTCGCGCGCCCTCTCGGACCGCGAAGTCGCTGGCTCCGCGCTGGCATACGAGGGAGAATGA
- a CDS encoding ABC transporter ATP-binding protein has protein sequence MRDLWAILVLVRRSMRGGPLFGFALSASLAALSGAVAGVLPALVGVAIGAMIERPAPASGGLAGLFARLLAGASPAVVIVATLVATTITVGISVASSRMGSQLAGEVASSLRIELVRAALWASPREVDAAGARTLARTSKGGPAAPPGAKAPAVRGGEAVKLVVARDASVVADFAVAMLTGLPQALVTLAVLAVELLLGGAGFVLAGAGGLFVLSRLLSDRASRRVGERMAAMQRADTAVFGSLGELLAGTEELRLLGARDAALGELSGAARRAADARKSFAAALAVSGQIKSVLTAMSPLVILVALRISGRAYEAGDVAKLLLVVPLLLARFEALDGLRSGLLERSALLASIRDLLSLPPHPPEPANPVPLERLEGSAVELKGVTYAPEGAARPLLDGVSLAIPSGAVVAIVGASGSGKSTLLRLLLRLDDPSSGAIAVGGVDLTSIAPRELPRLFAVLGQASRLFERSVAQNLALGLEAAPNDGAMRSMLARVQLDELAEERGGRGLATDVRAVPPNFSGGEQRRIMLARMLLRDARVLVLDEPEAGLPAATAEELLRSVVELAGGRTTVVVTHAPHLVKSTFNVVMDKGRIAAVGTHEELCRESETYRALLAEGQRKKEGPAAVPRPG, from the coding sequence GTGCGCGACCTCTGGGCGATCCTGGTCCTCGTGCGCCGCTCCATGCGCGGCGGACCTCTCTTCGGCTTCGCGCTCTCCGCGTCGCTCGCGGCCCTGTCGGGCGCCGTCGCGGGCGTGTTGCCGGCGCTCGTGGGCGTGGCGATCGGCGCGATGATCGAGCGGCCCGCGCCCGCGAGCGGAGGGCTCGCGGGGCTGTTCGCGCGGCTGCTCGCGGGTGCGAGCCCGGCCGTGGTGATCGTCGCGACGCTCGTGGCCACGACGATCACGGTGGGGATCTCGGTAGCGTCGAGCCGCATGGGCTCGCAGCTCGCGGGCGAGGTGGCGTCGTCGCTGCGCATCGAGCTGGTGCGCGCGGCGCTCTGGGCCTCCCCGCGCGAGGTGGACGCAGCCGGCGCGCGCACGCTCGCGCGCACGAGCAAGGGAGGCCCGGCGGCGCCGCCTGGCGCGAAGGCGCCGGCCGTGCGCGGGGGCGAGGCGGTGAAGCTCGTGGTGGCGCGGGACGCGAGCGTGGTCGCGGACTTCGCGGTCGCGATGCTGACGGGCCTGCCGCAGGCGCTCGTGACGCTGGCCGTGCTGGCGGTGGAGCTCTTGCTCGGCGGCGCGGGCTTCGTGCTGGCGGGCGCGGGGGGGCTGTTCGTGCTGTCGCGGCTGCTCTCGGATCGGGCGTCGCGGCGCGTGGGCGAGCGCATGGCGGCGATGCAGCGCGCGGACACGGCCGTGTTCGGATCGCTCGGCGAGCTGCTCGCGGGGACCGAGGAGCTGCGGCTTTTGGGCGCGCGCGACGCGGCGCTCGGGGAGCTTTCGGGGGCGGCGCGGCGGGCGGCGGATGCGCGCAAGAGCTTCGCGGCGGCGCTCGCGGTGTCGGGTCAGATCAAGAGCGTGCTCACGGCGATGTCGCCGCTCGTGATCCTTGTGGCGCTGCGGATCTCGGGCCGCGCGTACGAGGCGGGCGACGTGGCGAAGCTCCTGCTCGTGGTGCCTCTTCTGCTCGCGCGCTTCGAGGCGCTCGACGGCCTGCGCTCGGGGCTGCTCGAACGGAGCGCGCTGCTCGCCTCGATCCGCGACCTGCTCTCCTTGCCGCCTCACCCGCCCGAGCCAGCGAACCCGGTGCCGCTCGAGCGCCTCGAGGGCTCGGCGGTGGAGCTCAAAGGCGTGACGTACGCGCCTGAAGGCGCTGCGCGTCCGCTGCTCGATGGCGTCTCGCTGGCGATTCCATCGGGCGCGGTGGTGGCGATCGTGGGCGCGTCGGGCTCGGGCAAGTCGACGCTGCTGCGGCTGCTTTTGCGGCTCGATGATCCGTCGTCGGGCGCGATCGCGGTGGGCGGCGTGGATCTGACCTCGATCGCGCCGCGGGAGCTGCCGCGCCTGTTCGCGGTGCTCGGGCAGGCGTCGCGGCTGTTCGAGAGGAGCGTCGCGCAGAACCTCGCGCTCGGTCTGGAGGCGGCGCCGAACGATGGCGCGATGCGATCGATGCTCGCGCGCGTGCAGCTCGATGAGCTCGCGGAGGAGCGCGGGGGCCGAGGTCTCGCGACGGACGTGCGCGCGGTGCCGCCGAACTTCTCGGGGGGCGAGCAGCGTCGGATCATGCTTGCGCGGATGCTGCTGCGCGACGCGCGCGTGCTCGTGCTCGACGAGCCCGAGGCAGGGCTGCCCGCGGCGACGGCAGAGGAGCTGCTGCGGAGCGTGGTGGAGCTGGCGGGCGGCAGGACGACCGTCGTGGTGACGCACGCGCCGCACCTCGTGAAGAGCACGTTCAACGTGGTGATGGACAAGGGCCGGATCGCCGCGGTGGGCACGCACGAGGAGCTCTGTCGGGAAAGCGAGACGTACCGAGCGCTGCTCGCCGAGGGGCAGCGAAAGAAGGAAGGGCCGGCAGCGGTGCCTCGACCGGGGTGA
- a CDS encoding CgeB family protein, which produces MRFVIFCHSLRSDWNHGNAHFLRGVVTELLARGHDVRVFEPEDGWSAQNLVNDHGAAALDAYCQAYPGLGSILYDPSTLRLDEVLRGADVVLVHEWSAPELVAAIGRQRARGGRFTLLFHDTHHRAVTDRAAMAAFDLSAYDGVLAFGDILRRIYLERGWAKRAFTWHEAADTRVFQPRSGKAVEGDLVWIGNWGDEERTAELHEFLIDPVKRLGLKARVYGVRYPSHALAALADAGIEYGGYLPNFQVPKVFPRFKLTVHVPRRAYATQLPGIPTIRPFEALACGIPLISAPWDDAEGLFTPGEDFLVAKDGDEMKQLMRRLLEEPAFGAAIAERGWRAIAGRHTCAHRTDELLAICHELEGTRREGAVEGEARS; this is translated from the coding sequence ATGCGCTTCGTCATCTTCTGCCATTCGCTCCGGAGCGACTGGAACCACGGGAACGCGCATTTTCTCCGCGGCGTGGTCACGGAGCTTCTGGCACGCGGCCACGACGTGCGCGTCTTCGAGCCCGAGGACGGCTGGAGCGCGCAGAACCTCGTGAACGATCACGGCGCGGCGGCGCTCGACGCGTATTGCCAAGCGTATCCCGGCCTCGGCTCCATTCTTTACGACCCCTCCACCCTGCGCCTCGACGAGGTTTTGCGCGGGGCGGATGTGGTGCTCGTCCACGAATGGAGCGCGCCCGAGCTGGTGGCGGCGATTGGCAGGCAAAGGGCGCGGGGCGGGCGTTTCACGCTCCTCTTCCACGACACGCACCACCGCGCGGTCACCGATCGCGCGGCCATGGCGGCGTTCGATCTGTCCGCGTACGACGGCGTCCTCGCATTCGGTGACATCCTGCGCCGCATCTACCTCGAGCGCGGCTGGGCGAAGCGCGCCTTCACCTGGCACGAGGCGGCCGATACGCGCGTCTTTCAGCCCCGGAGCGGCAAGGCCGTGGAGGGCGATCTCGTCTGGATCGGCAACTGGGGCGACGAGGAGCGCACGGCCGAGCTTCACGAGTTCCTCATCGACCCGGTGAAACGGCTCGGCCTGAAGGCGCGCGTGTATGGCGTCCGCTACCCGAGTCACGCGCTGGCCGCCCTCGCGGACGCCGGGATCGAATATGGTGGTTACCTGCCCAATTTCCAGGTGCCAAAGGTCTTTCCCCGGTTCAAGCTAACTGTACACGTTCCGCGGCGCGCCTACGCGACGCAGTTGCCCGGGATCCCCACCATTCGTCCGTTCGAGGCGCTTGCGTGCGGCATCCCGCTGATCAGCGCGCCCTGGGACGACGCCGAGGGGCTCTTCACCCCGGGCGAGGACTTTCTCGTGGCGAAGGACGGAGACGAAATGAAGCAGCTGATGCGGCGCCTGCTCGAGGAGCCGGCGTTCGGGGCGGCGATCGCGGAGCGAGGCTGGAGAGCGATCGCCGGGCGCCACACCTGCGCCCACCGCACGGACGAGCTTCTGGCGATCTGTCACGAGCTCGAGGGGACGAGGCGCGAGGGGGCCGTGGAGGGAGAGGCGCGATCATGA
- a CDS encoding CgeB family protein, with amino-acid sequence MKSGLNIAFFGSSLVSAYWNGAATYYRGIIRALHGRGHDVTFYEPDAYDRQKHRDIDDPPWAKVRVYPAGSEDGVRRALDEARGADLIVKASGVGVFDELLEAAVLEIRSRNSRVAFWDVDAPATLDRVHNDPADPFRALIPRYDFIFTYGGGEPVTSAYRGLGARFCAPIYNALDPTTHHPVPSDPKFGADLAFLGNRLPDREARVEEFFLRAAAALPDKRFLLAGNGWHDKPMSPNVAYVGHLYTKDHNAFNCSPRAVLNISRESMARYGFSPATRVFEAAGAGACIITDAWLGIEHFLEPGVEVLVARDGDEVASHVRSLSSDTAERIGSAAKKRVLAEHTYDHRAEELERILEVPRHDRSATR; translated from the coding sequence ATGAAATCAGGGCTGAACATCGCCTTCTTCGGGTCGAGCCTGGTCTCCGCCTACTGGAATGGCGCGGCGACGTATTATCGCGGCATCATTCGCGCCCTCCACGGGCGTGGCCACGACGTGACGTTTTACGAGCCCGACGCCTACGATCGCCAGAAGCATCGCGATATCGACGATCCGCCTTGGGCAAAGGTGCGCGTTTACCCGGCGGGCTCGGAGGATGGCGTGCGGCGCGCCCTCGACGAGGCGCGAGGGGCGGATCTCATCGTCAAGGCGAGCGGCGTGGGCGTCTTCGACGAGCTGCTCGAGGCGGCGGTGCTCGAGATTCGCTCGCGCAATTCGCGCGTGGCCTTCTGGGACGTCGACGCGCCGGCCACCCTCGACCGCGTGCACAATGACCCCGCCGATCCGTTCCGCGCGCTGATCCCCCGTTACGATTTCATCTTCACCTACGGCGGCGGCGAGCCCGTGACCTCGGCGTACCGCGGGCTCGGCGCCCGCTTCTGCGCGCCCATTTACAACGCGCTCGACCCGACGACCCACCACCCCGTCCCGAGCGACCCGAAGTTCGGCGCCGACCTCGCCTTCCTCGGCAATCGGCTGCCGGACCGGGAGGCGCGCGTGGAGGAGTTCTTCCTCCGCGCCGCGGCCGCGCTGCCCGACAAGCGCTTCCTGCTCGCGGGCAACGGTTGGCACGACAAGCCCATGTCTCCGAACGTGGCCTACGTCGGTCACCTCTACACGAAGGACCATAACGCCTTCAATTGCTCGCCGCGCGCCGTGCTCAACATCAGCCGCGAGAGCATGGCCCGGTACGGCTTCTCCCCCGCCACGCGCGTCTTCGAGGCTGCGGGCGCGGGCGCTTGCATCATCACCGACGCCTGGCTGGGCATCGAGCACTTCCTCGAGCCCGGCGTCGAGGTCCTGGTCGCCCGCGACGGCGACGAGGTCGCCTCGCACGTCCGCTCGCTCTCCTCCGACACGGCGGAGCGAATCGGCAGCGCCGCCAAGAAGCGCGTGCTCGCCGAGCATACCTATGACCACCGCGCCGAGGAGCTCGAGCGAATCCTCGAAGTGCCGCGCCACGACCGCTCGGCGACGCGATGA
- a CDS encoding glycosyltransferase family 4 protein, protein MPNRRRSGLSVLMTADAVGGVWTYALELARNLSHSGVQVFLATMGPLPSPEQRRDALEIKDLCLFESSYALEWMDDPWDDVERAGDWLLDLERSLSPDVVHLNGYCHGALPWRAPTLMIGHSCVLSWWEAVKGESAPGRYSRYQKEVSRGIKAAHRLAAPTGAMLRALERHYGPHPRAQVIPNGHEAPSFAAVPKEPFVFCATRAWDEAKNVSALAKAAEKLSWPVYIAGDASDPKTGAPMQFDHAKLLGRLERTSVLGWLARASVFALPARYEPFGLSALEAACAGCALVLGDIPSLREIWGDAAVYVPPNDPAALREAIEGLIHDPVRRQGLADRARGRGLQLSAGRMASHYANAYIELADARAPAVSRTQHQRSFGRTIP, encoded by the coding sequence GCTCCGGGCTCTCGGTCTTGATGACCGCCGACGCGGTCGGCGGCGTCTGGACGTACGCGCTCGAGCTGGCGCGCAATCTTTCCCATTCGGGCGTCCAGGTCTTCCTCGCGACCATGGGCCCGCTGCCGAGCCCCGAGCAGCGCCGGGACGCCCTGGAGATCAAGGACCTCTGCCTGTTCGAGAGCTCCTATGCCCTCGAATGGATGGACGACCCCTGGGACGACGTCGAGCGCGCGGGGGACTGGCTCCTCGACCTCGAGCGGAGCCTGTCGCCGGACGTCGTGCACCTGAACGGCTATTGCCACGGCGCGCTGCCGTGGCGTGCCCCCACCTTGATGATCGGGCATTCGTGCGTACTCTCCTGGTGGGAGGCCGTGAAGGGCGAGTCGGCGCCGGGCCGCTATTCCCGCTATCAGAAGGAGGTGAGCCGCGGGATCAAGGCGGCGCACCGCCTCGCCGCGCCGACCGGCGCCATGCTTCGCGCGCTCGAGCGCCATTACGGTCCGCACCCCCGCGCGCAGGTCATTCCGAACGGCCACGAGGCGCCGAGCTTCGCCGCCGTGCCGAAGGAGCCCTTCGTGTTCTGCGCGACGCGCGCGTGGGACGAGGCGAAGAACGTGTCCGCGCTCGCGAAGGCGGCGGAGAAGCTCTCCTGGCCGGTCTACATCGCCGGCGACGCGAGCGATCCGAAGACCGGGGCGCCGATGCAATTCGATCACGCGAAGCTCCTCGGGCGGCTCGAGCGCACTTCGGTGCTCGGCTGGCTCGCCCGCGCGTCGGTATTCGCGCTGCCCGCGCGTTACGAGCCGTTCGGCCTGTCGGCGCTCGAAGCCGCGTGCGCCGGCTGCGCGCTCGTCCTCGGCGATATCCCGAGCCTGCGCGAGATCTGGGGCGACGCCGCGGTCTACGTCCCGCCGAACGACCCGGCGGCGCTGCGCGAGGCCATCGAGGGGCTGATTCACGATCCGGTCCGACGTCAGGGGCTCGCCGATCGCGCGCGGGGCCGGGGCCTGCAATTGTCCGCGGGGCGGATGGCGTCGCATTACGCGAACGCGTACATCGAGCTCGCGGACGCGCGCGCCCCCGCCGTGTCCAGAACGCAGCACCAGAGGTCTTTCGGGAGGACGATTCCCTAG